Proteins from a single region of Deltaproteobacteria bacterium CG2_30_66_27:
- a CDS encoding ATP synthase F1 subunit delta, translating to MIGGSLARRYARALRDIGQEDRQVRQVLTEVEEFARLLDLSPELREVLEAGHVNRRDKQGALDQVLSRGGFLPSTKSFLSLLVDKGRMNVLIPIVGELRRMVEELEGIERAEVSVPMPMSSGQKEMLKEMLERRTGKKVVLEETVDPAVLGGLVVRVGSTVYDGSVRTQIRQIRENLQKG from the coding sequence TTGATCGGCGGAAGCCTCGCAAGGCGGTACGCCCGCGCGCTGCGGGACATCGGCCAGGAGGACCGGCAGGTCCGCCAGGTGCTCACGGAGGTCGAGGAGTTCGCCCGCCTTCTCGATCTGTCCCCCGAACTGCGCGAGGTGCTCGAGGCCGGGCACGTCAACCGCCGGGACAAGCAAGGCGCCCTCGACCAGGTCCTCTCCAGGGGCGGGTTTCTTCCCTCCACGAAATCGTTCCTATCCCTTCTGGTCGACAAGGGGCGGATGAACGTGCTCATTCCGATCGTCGGCGAATTGCGGCGCATGGTCGAGGAGCTCGAGGGGATCGAGCGGGCCGAAGTCTCCGTACCCATGCCGATGTCTTCCGGGCAAAAGGAGATGTTGAAGGAGATGCTGGAGCGCCGGACGGGGAAGAAGGTCGTTCTCGAGGAGACCGTGGATCCGGCGGTGCTCGGGGGGCTCGTCGTCCGGGTGGGTTCGACCGTGTACGACGGCAGCGTGCGCACGCAGATCCGGCAGATCCGGGAAAATTTACAAAAGGGGTGA